In Thalassotalea fonticola, a single genomic region encodes these proteins:
- a CDS encoding MFS transporter, whose translation MNFTTKEVISTSIISALGALMFLLLPVIIGITTDNLNLSEQQSGLLVSFYFLGFLVACVLSPFITTKFDWKNVGYLGGLFMTTGLILIAFLPSYQLVLIFLSLIGLGSGTLFSLAIVILSKAENAERYFGIKIMFEQVLGALLLFIIPAFIVTSFGYQGSFLAISCTVILLGSASYGLPKTARITNKGIMKVADKTSSSLSCNIKLWIALFCLCLFFGALSTLWSFVERLAVTNKLAGDDIGLGLSLSVMGGAVGGFLAAYIGNKLNLKKSILLITPLILLIVWAFYLQFTFVVFTLAAFSLSLCWNFSLAYQMKIVINQDESKASWLASFLAIGGIICPAVGGFLLGGAGWLGLFSAITFILIICSIGFYNVCSNKRALAS comes from the coding sequence ATGAATTTCACGACTAAAGAAGTAATATCTACTAGCATCATTTCAGCTTTGGGAGCATTAATGTTCCTTTTACTTCCGGTGATCATTGGTATCACAACAGACAATCTCAATCTTTCTGAGCAACAAAGCGGCTTATTAGTATCTTTTTATTTCTTAGGATTTTTAGTTGCTTGTGTTCTATCACCATTTATCACAACAAAATTCGATTGGAAAAATGTCGGTTACTTAGGGGGGCTGTTTATGACTACAGGCCTTATTTTGATTGCTTTTTTACCTTCATATCAACTGGTATTAATATTTTTAAGTCTTATTGGGTTAGGCTCAGGCACTTTATTTAGTCTAGCAATAGTGATTTTATCTAAGGCTGAGAATGCTGAACGATATTTCGGTATAAAAATAATGTTTGAGCAAGTTTTAGGGGCACTTTTACTATTCATCATTCCAGCTTTTATTGTTACTTCATTTGGTTATCAAGGTTCATTTTTGGCGATATCATGCACTGTGATTTTACTTGGTTCGGCGTCATACGGCTTACCGAAAACTGCTAGGATTACAAATAAAGGCATCATGAAAGTTGCTGACAAAACCTCATCTTCACTTTCATGCAATATAAAATTATGGATTGCATTATTTTGCCTTTGTTTATTTTTTGGTGCGTTATCTACCCTTTGGTCGTTTGTTGAAAGGCTAGCCGTTACCAATAAACTTGCTGGCGATGACATTGGGCTGGGTTTGTCATTATCCGTTATGGGTGGTGCAGTTGGTGGGTTTTTAGCAGCCTATATTGGCAATAAGCTTAATTTAAAAAAATCTATTCTGTTGATCACCCCTTTAATTCTATTAATCGTTTGGGCCTTTTATCTACAGTTCACATTTGTTGTGTTTACGTTAGCTGCCTTTTCACTGTCTTTATGTTGGAACTTTAGTTTGGCTTATCAAATGAAAATAGTGATCAATCAGGATGAATCAAAAGCATCATGGCTTGCTTCGTTTCTCGCGATAGGGGGAATTATATGCCCTGCTGTAGGTGGCTTTTTATTAGGGGGGGCAGGTTGGCTGGGTCTATTCAGCGCAATTACTTTTATTCTTATTATTTGCTCAATCGGTTTTTATAACGTTTGCTCTAATAAACGAGCATTAGCCTCGTAA